One segment of Streptomyces sp. XD-27 DNA contains the following:
- a CDS encoding response regulator transcription factor gives MTRVLLAEDDASISEPLARALRREGYEVEVREDGPSALDAGLQGGVDLLVLDLGLPGMDGLEVCRRLRTEGHGFPVLVLTARADEVDTVVGLDAGADDYVTKPFRLAELLARVRALLRRGAGEQQAQAPATHGVRIDVESHRAWMGEEELQLTAKEFDLLRVLVRDAGRVVTRDQLMREVWDTTWWSSTKTLDMHISWLRKKLGDDAANPRYIATVRGVGFRFEKS, from the coding sequence ATGACCCGTGTACTGCTCGCCGAGGATGACGCGTCCATCTCGGAGCCGCTCGCACGCGCGCTGCGCCGCGAGGGATACGAGGTAGAGGTGCGGGAGGACGGCCCCAGCGCGCTGGACGCCGGGTTGCAAGGGGGCGTCGATCTGCTCGTCCTCGATCTGGGTCTGCCGGGTATGGACGGGCTGGAAGTGTGCCGTCGGCTGCGCACCGAGGGGCACGGCTTCCCGGTCCTGGTGCTGACCGCCCGGGCCGACGAGGTCGACACCGTCGTCGGACTGGACGCCGGCGCCGACGACTACGTCACCAAGCCCTTCCGCCTCGCCGAACTCCTCGCCCGCGTACGGGCCCTGCTGCGGCGCGGCGCCGGCGAGCAGCAGGCGCAGGCCCCCGCCACCCACGGGGTGCGGATCGACGTCGAGTCGCACCGGGCCTGGATGGGGGAGGAGGAGCTCCAGCTCACCGCCAAGGAGTTCGACCTGCTGCGGGTGCTGGTGCGGGACGCGGGCCGGGTCGTCACCCGCGACCAGCTGATGCGCGAGGTCTGGGACACCACCTGGTGGTCCTCCACCAAGACCCTCGACATGCACATCTCCTGGCTGCGCAAGAAGCTCGGCGACGACGCCGCCAACCCCCGCTACATCGCCACGGTGCGTGGCGTCGGTTTCCGGTTCGAGAAAAGCTGA
- a CDS encoding GtrA family protein gives MSERRTLRTQVEQLAREIAKFGAVGGVGVFVNLGVFNLVRHHTDLPVVRASIIATVVAIAFNYVGFRYFAYRDRDKSRRTRELTLFLLFSAVGLVIENGVLYTATYGFDMDTSLQSNVFKFVGIGIATLFRFWSYRTWVFRALPAREAVEAAESILAEDQAQRVKK, from the coding sequence ATGAGTGAACGGCGCACACTGCGCACGCAGGTGGAGCAACTCGCCCGCGAGATCGCGAAATTCGGTGCGGTCGGCGGCGTCGGCGTCTTCGTCAACCTCGGCGTCTTCAACCTGGTACGGCACCACACCGACCTGCCCGTCGTCAGGGCCAGCATCATCGCGACGGTGGTCGCGATCGCCTTCAACTACGTGGGCTTCCGCTACTTCGCCTACCGGGACCGCGACAAGAGCCGCCGCACCAGGGAGCTCACGCTCTTCCTGCTGTTCAGCGCGGTCGGCCTGGTGATCGAGAACGGCGTGCTCTACACGGCGACGTACGGCTTCGACATGGACACGTCGTTGCAGAGCAACGTGTTCAAGTTCGTCGGCATCGGCATCGCCACGCTCTTCCGCTTCTGGTCGTACCGGACGTGGGTGTTCCGTGCGCTGCCCGCGCGGGAGGCCGTGGAGGCCGCGGAGTCCATCCTCGCCGAGGACCAGGCGCAGCGCGTCAAGAAGTAG
- a CDS encoding 5-(carboxyamino)imidazole ribonucleotide synthase — protein sequence MTFPVVGMVGGGQLARMTHEAGIPLGIRFKLLSDTPQDSAAQVVNDVVIGDYRDLETLRAFAQGCDVVTFDHEHVPAEHLRTLEAEGVVIRPGIEALRHAQDKGVMRARLDEIGVPCPRHRIVADPADVTRFAEEGEGYPVVLKTVRGGYDGKGVWVVRDEAAAAEPFRAGVPVLAEEKVDFARELAANVVRSPHGQAVAYPVVESIQTDGVCDTVIAPAPELSAELSAQAQRLALRVAEELDVVGHLAVELFETRDGRILVNELAMRPHNSGHWTQDGAITSQFANHVRAVLDLPLGDPRPRAKWTVMVNVLGGDYPDMYPAYLHCMARDPGLKIHMYGKDVKPGRKVGHVNTYGDELADVIARARHAADYLRGTITE from the coding sequence GTGACATTTCCGGTAGTCGGCATGGTCGGCGGTGGCCAGCTCGCCCGTATGACCCACGAGGCAGGCATCCCGCTCGGCATCAGGTTCAAACTGCTCAGCGACACCCCGCAGGACTCTGCGGCCCAGGTGGTGAACGACGTCGTCATCGGCGACTACCGCGACCTGGAAACCCTTCGTGCTTTCGCACAAGGCTGTGACGTGGTCACCTTCGATCACGAACATGTCCCGGCCGAGCATCTGCGGACGCTCGAAGCGGAAGGCGTCGTCATCCGCCCCGGCATCGAGGCCCTGCGTCATGCCCAGGACAAGGGCGTCATGCGCGCCAGGCTCGACGAGATCGGCGTCCCGTGCCCACGGCACCGGATCGTGGCCGACCCGGCCGACGTCACCCGCTTCGCCGAGGAGGGCGAGGGCTACCCGGTCGTCCTCAAGACCGTTCGCGGCGGCTACGACGGCAAGGGCGTCTGGGTGGTCCGGGACGAGGCGGCGGCCGCCGAGCCGTTCCGCGCCGGGGTGCCCGTCCTCGCCGAGGAGAAGGTCGACTTCGCGCGCGAGCTGGCGGCCAACGTCGTACGGTCCCCGCACGGCCAGGCCGTCGCCTACCCCGTCGTGGAGTCCATCCAGACCGACGGCGTCTGCGACACCGTGATCGCCCCCGCCCCCGAGCTCTCCGCCGAGCTGTCCGCCCAGGCCCAGCGGCTGGCGCTGCGGGTCGCCGAGGAACTGGACGTCGTGGGCCACCTCGCCGTCGAGCTGTTCGAGACCCGCGACGGCCGGATCCTGGTCAACGAGCTGGCGATGCGCCCGCACAACTCCGGCCACTGGACCCAGGACGGCGCGATCACCTCGCAGTTCGCCAACCATGTGCGCGCCGTCCTCGACCTGCCGCTGGGCGACCCGCGCCCGCGCGCGAAGTGGACCGTCATGGTGAACGTGCTGGGCGGCGACTACCCGGACATGTACCCGGCGTACCTGCACTGCATGGCCCGCGACCCGGGGTTGAAGATCCACATGTATGGCAAGGACGTGAAGCCGGGCCGTAAGGTCGGCCATGTCAACACCTACGGCGACGAGCTGGCCGACGTCATCGCTCGCGCCCGGCACGCCGCCGACTACCTCCGAGGGACCATCACCGAATGA
- a CDS encoding peptide MFS transporter has product MASSLTKDAADPGNPTVGGKTFFGHPRGLATLFMTEMWERFSYYGMRALLVLYLLSGGPDAGKDSQGGGLGMDEAGATAIYSVYVALVYLLAMPGGWIGDRVWGPRKTVTVAASIIMAGHLCLAVPGEAMFFVGLALVALGSGLLKANISTMVGHLYDGPDDPRRDGGFTVFYMGINIGAFAAPLVIGTVGEEYNWHLGFALAAVGMAIGLISFLIGTRHLSPRSSVVPTPLTVEERNSWLRKGLTWLAIAAVFYTIVVASGHWTLNWALIPITVAGLIIPAGVLFRIKRDKELSAVEQRKMNGYIWFFVAAAVFWMIFDQGGSTMSTFAENKTTDDVFGIHFSTTWFQSVNPLWVMALAPVFSWMWLSLARRNREPNTTVKFAMALVLIGASFFIFVIPMGIAEKGPVTPAWLISIYMVQTIGELCLSPVGLSVTTKMAPAKYASQMMGVWFLAVTAGDCTTGLLSIAEVDLSGRGIIALQAGLAVLAGIAVWLYRKRIAELADAS; this is encoded by the coding sequence ATGGCGTCCAGCCTGACGAAGGACGCCGCGGACCCGGGAAACCCCACGGTCGGCGGCAAGACCTTCTTCGGCCACCCCCGCGGACTGGCCACTCTCTTCATGACCGAGATGTGGGAGCGCTTCAGCTACTACGGCATGCGCGCCCTGCTCGTCCTGTACCTGCTCTCTGGTGGGCCCGACGCAGGCAAGGACAGCCAGGGCGGCGGCCTGGGGATGGACGAGGCAGGCGCCACGGCCATCTACTCGGTCTATGTCGCCCTGGTGTACCTGCTCGCCATGCCCGGCGGCTGGATCGGCGACCGGGTCTGGGGGCCGCGCAAGACGGTCACCGTCGCGGCGAGCATCATCATGGCCGGCCACCTGTGCCTGGCCGTGCCCGGCGAGGCGATGTTCTTCGTCGGCCTGGCGCTGGTGGCGCTCGGCTCCGGTCTGCTGAAGGCCAACATCTCCACGATGGTCGGCCACCTCTACGACGGCCCGGACGACCCGCGTCGCGACGGCGGGTTCACCGTCTTCTACATGGGCATCAACATCGGTGCCTTCGCCGCCCCGCTGGTCATCGGCACCGTCGGTGAGGAATACAACTGGCACCTGGGCTTCGCGCTCGCCGCGGTGGGCATGGCGATCGGTCTGATCTCGTTCCTGATCGGCACCCGCCACCTGTCGCCGCGCTCCAGCGTCGTGCCGACCCCGCTGACGGTCGAGGAGCGCAACTCCTGGCTGCGCAAGGGCCTGACCTGGCTCGCCATCGCCGCGGTCTTCTACACGATCGTCGTGGCGTCCGGCCACTGGACGCTGAACTGGGCGCTGATCCCGATCACCGTCGCGGGTCTGATCATCCCGGCCGGCGTGCTCTTCCGCATCAAGCGGGACAAGGAGCTCTCGGCGGTCGAGCAGCGCAAGATGAACGGCTACATCTGGTTCTTCGTCGCCGCGGCCGTCTTCTGGATGATCTTCGACCAGGGCGGCTCGACGATGTCCACCTTCGCCGAGAACAAGACCACGGACGACGTCTTCGGCATCCACTTCTCCACCACCTGGTTCCAGTCGGTGAACCCGCTGTGGGTGATGGCGCTCGCTCCGGTCTTCTCCTGGATGTGGCTGTCCCTGGCCCGGCGCAACCGCGAGCCCAACACCACGGTGAAGTTCGCCATGGCGCTGGTCCTCATCGGCGCCTCGTTCTTCATCTTCGTGATCCCGATGGGCATCGCCGAGAAGGGCCCGGTCACCCCGGCCTGGCTGATCTCGATCTACATGGTCCAGACCATCGGTGAGCTGTGCCTCTCCCCGGTCGGCCTCTCGGTGACGACCAAGATGGCCCCGGCGAAGTACGCCAGCCAGATGATGGGCGTGTGGTTCCTGGCCGTCACCGCCGGTGACTGCACCACGGGCCTGCTGTCCATCGCGGAGGTCGACCTGAGCGGTCGGGGCATCATCGCGCTGCAGGCCGGGCTGGCGGTGCTGGCCGGCATCGCGGTGTGGTTGTACCGCAAGCGGATCGCCGAGCTGGCGGACGCGAGCTGA
- the purE gene encoding 5-(carboxyamino)imidazole ribonucleotide mutase — MTSTATGPVVGIVMGSDSDWPVMEAAAKALDEFEIPYEVDVVSAHRMPHEMVAYGENAASRGLKAIIAGAGGAAHLPGMLASVTPLPVIGVPVPLKYLDGMDSLLSIVQMPAGVPVATVSVGGARNAGLLAARMLAAHDPELLERMRHFQVELNEQATEKGKRLRAKVEGAARFGFNK; from the coding sequence ATGACCAGCACTGCCACCGGCCCCGTCGTCGGCATCGTCATGGGCTCCGACTCCGACTGGCCCGTCATGGAGGCCGCGGCCAAGGCCCTCGACGAGTTCGAGATCCCGTACGAGGTCGATGTGGTCTCGGCGCACCGGATGCCGCACGAGATGGTCGCCTACGGCGAGAACGCCGCCTCCCGCGGCCTGAAGGCGATCATCGCGGGCGCGGGCGGCGCCGCCCACCTGCCGGGCATGCTCGCCTCCGTCACCCCGCTGCCGGTCATCGGCGTCCCGGTCCCGCTCAAGTACCTCGACGGCATGGACTCGCTGCTGTCGATCGTGCAGATGCCCGCGGGCGTGCCCGTCGCCACGGTCTCCGTCGGCGGCGCCCGCAACGCCGGGCTGCTGGCCGCCCGGATGCTCGCCGCGCACGACCCCGAACTGCTGGAGCGCATGCGGCACTTCCAGGTCGAGCTGAACGAACAGGCCACCGAGAAGGGCAAGCGGCTGCGCGCGAAGGTGGAGGGCGCGGCGCGCTTCGGCTTCAACAAGTGA
- a CDS encoding ATP-binding protein, whose amino-acid sequence MRRRLINSTLAVVLVVIAVFGVSLVIVETRTIENSAQESVDSDAVRLVSIVDSRLIGGERITPEVLREQVGSGRYARIKIPGRDPVEVGKRPSGSVISAAKVGDHHETVLVEADRSTVSKEVGRTLTIILGVALLAVIAAVLLAVRQAHRLSAPLTDLAETAERLGSGDPRPRHRRYGVPELDRVADVLDSSAERIARMLTAERRLAADASHQLRTPLTALSMRLEEITVTDDLATVKEEATIALGQVERLTDVVQRLLTNSRDPRTGSAIAFDVDEVVKQQIEEWRPAVRSEGRAIVRSGKQGLRAVGTPGAVAQVLATLIENSLMHGDGTVAIRTRVTGNQAVVEVTDEGPGVPPDLGARVFERTVSGQNSTGLGLAVARDLAEADGGRLELLQQRPPIFALFLSREAEHQATEGV is encoded by the coding sequence ATGCGCCGTCGTCTGATCAACTCCACGCTCGCCGTGGTGCTCGTCGTCATCGCCGTCTTCGGCGTCTCCCTGGTGATCGTGGAGACCCGCACCATCGAGAACAGCGCCCAGGAGAGCGTGGACTCCGACGCGGTGCGGCTGGTGAGCATCGTCGACAGCCGGCTCATCGGCGGCGAGCGCATCACCCCTGAAGTGCTGCGCGAGCAGGTCGGCAGCGGACGCTACGCGCGGATCAAGATCCCCGGCCGGGACCCGGTCGAGGTCGGCAAGCGCCCCAGCGGCAGCGTCATCTCCGCCGCGAAGGTGGGCGACCACCACGAGACCGTGCTGGTCGAGGCGGACCGCTCGACGGTCAGCAAGGAGGTCGGCCGCACCCTGACGATCATCCTCGGGGTGGCGCTGCTGGCCGTGATCGCCGCCGTCCTGCTGGCCGTACGGCAGGCGCATCGGCTCTCCGCCCCGCTCACCGACCTGGCCGAGACCGCCGAGCGGCTGGGCTCCGGCGACCCGCGGCCGCGCCACCGCCGCTACGGGGTGCCCGAGCTGGACCGGGTCGCCGACGTACTGGACAGCAGCGCGGAGCGGATCGCGCGGATGCTGACGGCCGAACGGCGGCTGGCGGCCGACGCCTCCCATCAGCTGCGGACGCCCCTGACCGCGCTGTCCATGCGGTTGGAGGAGATCACGGTCACCGACGACCTGGCGACGGTCAAGGAGGAGGCGACGATCGCGCTGGGCCAGGTCGAGCGGCTCACGGACGTGGTGCAGCGGCTGCTGACCAACTCCCGCGACCCGCGCACCGGCTCCGCCATCGCGTTCGACGTGGACGAGGTCGTCAAGCAGCAGATCGAGGAGTGGCGGCCGGCGGTGCGCAGCGAGGGCCGGGCCATCGTGCGCTCCGGCAAGCAGGGGCTGCGGGCGGTCGGCACACCGGGGGCGGTCGCCCAGGTGCTCGCCACGCTGATCGAGAACTCGCTGATGCACGGTGACGGTACGGTCGCCATCCGTACCCGGGTCACCGGGAACCAGGCGGTGGTCGAGGTCACCGACGAGGGGCCGGGGGTGCCGCCGGACCTGGGCGCCCGGGTCTTCGAGCGGACGGTCAGCGGCCAGAACTCCACCGGCCTGGGGCTCGCGGTCGCCCGCGACCTGGCGGAGGCGGACGGCGGCCGACTGGAGCTGCTCCAGCAACGGCCGCCGATCTTCGCGCTCTTCTTGAGCCGCGAGGCCGAGCATCAGGCGACGGAGGGCGTCTGA
- a CDS encoding alpha/beta hydrolase, with amino-acid sequence MTPLRRRVRLGRGVARLALCGALLLGCCAALPPAATAGRPAGAAVETYAYGAHARQALTVHRPPGGTPGPGLMIVHGGYWAYDTDWSGWARTFAARGFTVFDVDYRLNSDARWPAQRDDVLAALGWVRRNAARLALTGDRLVLLGSSAGGQIATNIGAYGAGGTRVAGVIALSPVASPYQAWLDGGRAEAAPEQRRLRHEAARLAGCEPVRAEGACRRVWRDMAARGHASGADDAPMYLLHSAADFVPAGHAWDLAAAERSAGMAAADVTVAVVPGGAHGAGLLKVPGIPARVADWARARMG; translated from the coding sequence GTGACGCCCCTACGTCGTCGCGTACGGCTCGGCCGTGGAGTGGCCCGCCTCGCCCTGTGCGGGGCGCTGCTGCTGGGCTGCTGCGCGGCCCTGCCGCCCGCGGCGACGGCCGGCCGCCCCGCGGGTGCGGCCGTGGAGACCTACGCCTACGGGGCCCACGCCCGGCAGGCGCTCACCGTCCACCGGCCGCCGGGCGGGACGCCGGGGCCGGGCCTGATGATCGTGCACGGCGGCTACTGGGCGTACGACACGGACTGGAGCGGCTGGGCCCGTACGTTCGCCGCCCGGGGCTTCACCGTCTTCGACGTCGACTACCGCCTGAACTCCGACGCGCGCTGGCCCGCCCAGCGGGACGACGTGCTGGCGGCGCTGGGCTGGGTCCGGCGCAACGCGGCACGGCTCGCGCTGACCGGGGACCGGCTGGTGCTGCTCGGCTCCTCGGCAGGCGGGCAGATCGCCACGAACATCGGCGCTTACGGGGCGGGTGGAACGCGGGTCGCCGGGGTGATCGCGCTGTCCCCGGTGGCATCCCCGTACCAGGCGTGGCTGGACGGCGGCAGGGCGGAAGCGGCCCCCGAGCAGCGGAGGCTGCGCCACGAGGCCGCGCGGCTGGCCGGCTGCGAGCCGGTACGGGCCGAGGGGGCCTGCCGGAGGGTGTGGCGGGACATGGCGGCGCGCGGCCACGCCTCGGGAGCCGACGACGCGCCGATGTACCTGCTGCACTCGGCGGCCGACTTCGTGCCCGCCGGGCACGCGTGGGACCTCGCTGCGGCGGAGCGGTCGGCGGGGATGGCGGCGGCGGACGTCACGGTCGCGGTGGTCCCGGGCGGTGCGCACGGGGCGGGCCTGCTGAAGGTGCCGGGGATTCCGGCGCGGGTGGCGGATTGGGCGCGGGCGCGGATGGGTTAG
- a CDS encoding neocarzinostatin apoprotein domain-containing protein, with amino-acid sequence MSSARADEGPTAEVSVPEAGAGGTVTVRGSGWRPGALLTLLICGQNMIGGTNSCANAHGRAVTTDADGSFSRRLPVADPPKPCPCVVHVATATGEPTSADAPFKVAGHPVAPLPEDSGGERLSVLSARLDGSSGPLTWFGAPPRRKLVVTVGNLGSSPARNPLFQIGVSHGVLAPEWADQRWRGTIPAGRKVQVKLDVELSAGAHGDYRISLRYGKKTLVEQPWSVGRPWGVTLFWVLLCVVVPAAVFRIGMAVVDRVRPRTAAGSARTTPDAPPAPLAPPAPPAPPETRQSAPSDDRTTRKGTT; translated from the coding sequence GTGTCCTCCGCGCGTGCCGACGAAGGGCCGACCGCCGAGGTCTCCGTACCCGAGGCGGGCGCGGGCGGGACGGTTACCGTACGGGGCAGCGGATGGCGGCCCGGCGCCCTGCTCACCCTGCTGATCTGCGGCCAGAACATGATCGGCGGCACCAACTCCTGTGCCAACGCCCACGGCCGCGCCGTCACCACCGACGCCGACGGCTCCTTCTCCCGGAGGCTGCCGGTCGCCGATCCCCCCAAGCCCTGTCCGTGCGTCGTCCACGTGGCCACCGCCACCGGCGAGCCGACGAGCGCCGACGCCCCGTTCAAGGTCGCCGGGCACCCGGTGGCGCCGCTGCCGGAGGACAGCGGCGGGGAGCGGCTGAGCGTGCTGTCCGCGCGGCTCGACGGGTCGAGCGGGCCGCTCACCTGGTTCGGGGCGCCGCCGCGCCGGAAGCTCGTCGTCACGGTCGGCAACCTCGGCTCGTCCCCCGCGCGGAACCCGCTCTTCCAGATCGGTGTCTCGCACGGCGTCCTGGCTCCCGAATGGGCGGACCAGCGATGGCGGGGGACCATCCCGGCGGGCAGGAAGGTGCAGGTCAAGCTCGACGTCGAGCTGTCGGCCGGGGCGCACGGCGACTACCGGATCTCGCTGCGCTACGGCAAGAAGACGCTGGTCGAGCAGCCCTGGTCGGTCGGTCGGCCCTGGGGCGTGACGCTCTTCTGGGTGCTGCTGTGCGTGGTGGTCCCGGCGGCGGTCTTCCGGATCGGGATGGCGGTGGTGGACCGCGTGCGGCCGCGTACGGCGGCCGGGTCAGCGCGTACGACGCCCGACGCACCACCGGCACCCCTGGCACCACCGGCACCACCGGCACCACCAGAAACCAGGCAGTCCGCACCGTCCGATGACCGAACGACCCGGAAGGGGACGACGTGA